In one Pseudomonas sp. Bout1 genomic region, the following are encoded:
- a CDS encoding LysR family transcriptional regulator codes for MFEINDLRAFIRIADLKSVSAAAKSLGAPKSSVSRSMARLENMAGAALVERSTRHLRLTDAGNLLYPQALQILESVEVAMSTMVAHAGVPSGVLRINAPSSFSRCIIAPMLPSFLKQYPSILVEIVATDERINMLSGEFDLTIRIGAMADSLLVARRIRSTELWTCASASYLAERGTPQTLEDLSDHDLIGRPDKLLSWLSGDSAFGKSTTDNPGRVRTPGTDIVEKILIHGGGIGLLPDYLALPAIAHGELVRLFSDQPPLSVEVYAVYADHHSLSTKVRAFIDALLCSIESLDTLDVDSLSRLGIYD; via the coding sequence ATGTTCGAAATAAATGATCTACGTGCATTTATCCGCATAGCGGATTTAAAAAGTGTGTCGGCCGCCGCTAAATCCCTGGGAGCACCGAAGTCTTCGGTGAGTCGCTCAATGGCGCGCCTTGAAAATATGGCAGGTGCTGCACTTGTCGAGCGTTCGACACGGCATCTTCGGCTGACGGACGCAGGGAATTTGCTTTATCCACAAGCCTTGCAGATTCTTGAAAGCGTTGAGGTCGCGATGAGCACAATGGTTGCCCATGCGGGCGTGCCGAGTGGTGTGCTGCGGATTAATGCACCTAGCTCCTTTAGCCGATGCATTATTGCGCCCATGTTGCCATCTTTCCTGAAGCAATATCCCTCCATTCTGGTAGAGATAGTGGCAACAGATGAACGCATAAATATGCTTTCCGGAGAGTTCGATCTCACCATCCGCATAGGCGCGATGGCCGACTCACTGCTCGTCGCACGTCGTATCCGCTCAACTGAACTTTGGACGTGCGCGAGCGCTAGTTATTTGGCCGAGCGTGGTACGCCTCAAACCCTTGAGGATTTGTCCGATCACGACTTGATTGGTCGTCCTGACAAATTATTATCTTGGCTCTCCGGCGATAGCGCATTCGGCAAGTCAACAACAGACAATCCAGGGCGCGTTCGCACTCCGGGTACCGATATTGTTGAGAAAATTTTAATTCACGGCGGCGGCATTGGGCTGCTCCCTGACTACTTAGCCCTGCCAGCCATTGCGCATGGCGAACTGGTTCGTCTATTTTCTGATCAGCCGCCTCTGAGTGTAGAGGTATATGCAGTCTATGCGGATCACCACAGTCTCTCGACCAAAGTACGGGCTTTCATCGACGCCCTGCTCTGCTCAATTGAATCGCTCGACACCCTGGATGTTGATTCATTGTCTAGGCTCGGAATTTATGACTGA
- a CDS encoding alkene reductase translates to MKILESYQLGALALSNRVVMAPMTRSRARADGVPGDLAALYYTQRSSMGLIVSEAINISEGAVGVPNTPGIYTMAQIEGWHEVTSAVHSQGGLIYAQLWHTGRAGHSSARAGVSGVAPSAIRIEGQKSFTSDGPMDFEVPHALTIEEIRAVIGDYRDAAMNARMAGFDGVELHAAFGYLPNQFLVDGANQRTDSYGGSIANRVRFTLEVLQALIEVWGDRRVGIKLSPSNTYNGMTDSDPEALYEHLITALNKLPLAYLQLMQPLFPLDEFPDWPKDTVATYARFFSGTVIANGGYNRETAEEEIQSGRADLIAFGSLALANPDLPARFAKGGPFNEADPDTLYAGGTDKGYTDYPALPSNDG, encoded by the coding sequence TTGAAAATTCTCGAGTCGTATCAGCTTGGCGCTCTGGCGTTGAGTAATCGAGTGGTTATGGCTCCCATGACCCGCAGTCGTGCCCGAGCCGATGGCGTTCCTGGTGATCTGGCCGCCCTTTATTACACCCAACGCTCATCGATGGGGTTGATTGTCTCTGAGGCAATCAACATTTCAGAAGGGGCGGTGGGTGTGCCGAATACGCCTGGCATTTACACAATGGCCCAGATCGAAGGGTGGCACGAGGTAACCTCCGCGGTGCACTCTCAGGGAGGTCTTATCTACGCCCAACTCTGGCATACAGGTCGAGCTGGTCATTCGAGCGCTCGCGCAGGTGTGTCTGGTGTCGCGCCCAGTGCGATCAGGATCGAGGGGCAGAAGTCCTTCACCAGTGATGGGCCGATGGATTTCGAGGTGCCTCATGCACTCACCATTGAGGAGATACGGGCGGTGATAGGTGATTACCGAGATGCCGCTATGAATGCGCGAATGGCGGGTTTCGATGGTGTCGAGTTACATGCGGCCTTCGGCTATTTGCCCAATCAATTTTTAGTCGATGGTGCTAACCAGCGTACGGACTCATACGGTGGCAGCATTGCTAATAGAGTGCGCTTTACGCTGGAGGTGTTGCAGGCGTTGATTGAGGTTTGGGGCGATCGGCGTGTGGGTATCAAACTGTCGCCTTCCAACACGTATAACGGCATGACCGACAGTGATCCTGAGGCGCTTTATGAACATCTTATTACGGCCCTGAACAAGCTCCCTTTGGCGTACCTTCAATTGATGCAGCCCCTGTTTCCTCTTGATGAGTTTCCTGACTGGCCGAAAGATACCGTGGCCACCTACGCCAGGTTTTTTTCCGGTACGGTCATTGCGAATGGGGGGTACAACCGGGAAACGGCCGAGGAAGAGATTCAATCTGGGCGCGCAGATCTCATAGCGTTTGGTTCCCTTGCTCTGGCTAATCCTGATTTGCCCGCCCGGTTTGCCAAGGGAGGGCCTTTCAATGAAGCGGACCCTGATACTTTGTACGCAGGAGGCACAGATAAAGGGTACACAGATTATCCAGCGCTTCCATCGAACGACGGTTAA